In the genome of Methanopyrus kandleri AV19, one region contains:
- a CDS encoding ATP-grasp domain-containing protein, whose product MPRKHSRSSKSCKLVFVGVVNRQFSELAIELEFEVGAVQFYDPDDQPGDVISYVREGPGRLLPRFRPPDDQWLIRALEELQPDVIVPTSEFAVEAAFRTSKKLGAEYAGNEPEVVNVAADKLELFNRLSDVLPMPETSEDPSELGVETLVEKPVRGAGGLGVRKVKLDEADPRPGVIFQEFVPGRHVSVTFVSDGSDVRVLSVNDQLIDLRSEYSYKGNLVPSPYHLVPSVREEARRVCEVLVDELGLVGLNGVDAVLNKYGLHVIEVNPRPTAVTECLARVSGDNPIRLHLQAFDGSLPERWKIRGWSCKRVVYAPNTVRVPYLSWTRDRPRPGTVIPRGEPVCSVIASSSTPSGARSMAKRLERVVVNRLERVSSTPPTEGWY is encoded by the coding sequence TTGCCGAGAAAGCACTCGAGATCCTCAAAAAGCTGTAAGCTGGTATTCGTGGGGGTGGTGAACCGCCAGTTCTCGGAGCTAGCGATCGAGTTAGAGTTTGAAGTAGGGGCCGTTCAGTTCTACGACCCCGATGACCAGCCGGGCGACGTCATATCGTACGTCCGGGAAGGGCCGGGTAGATTACTGCCCAGGTTCAGGCCCCCGGATGATCAGTGGCTGATTAGGGCGCTCGAAGAACTTCAGCCCGATGTGATAGTACCCACCTCGGAGTTCGCCGTCGAAGCGGCGTTTCGGACCTCCAAGAAGCTCGGCGCGGAATACGCGGGCAACGAACCCGAGGTAGTGAACGTCGCGGCGGACAAGTTGGAGCTGTTCAACAGACTCTCCGACGTCCTTCCCATGCCAGAAACCTCGGAAGATCCCTCGGAGCTCGGCGTCGAGACCTTAGTCGAGAAGCCCGTACGGGGAGCCGGCGGCTTAGGAGTTCGGAAGGTGAAACTCGACGAAGCCGACCCACGTCCGGGCGTGATCTTTCAGGAGTTCGTACCGGGTCGTCACGTCAGCGTGACGTTCGTCTCCGACGGGTCGGATGTCAGGGTACTATCGGTCAACGACCAGCTGATCGACCTGCGATCCGAGTACTCCTACAAGGGGAACCTCGTGCCGTCTCCGTACCACCTAGTGCCGAGCGTGAGGGAGGAGGCGCGGAGGGTCTGTGAGGTATTAGTGGACGAGCTGGGCTTGGTCGGTTTGAACGGTGTCGATGCCGTGCTCAACAAATACGGACTCCACGTCATAGAGGTCAACCCTCGACCGACCGCGGTTACGGAGTGTTTGGCACGGGTATCAGGGGACAACCCAATCCGCCTTCACCTGCAAGCCTTCGATGGTAGCTTGCCGGAACGATGGAAGATACGAGGTTGGTCGTGCAAGAGGGTTGTATACGCCCCGAACACGGTGCGCGTGCCTTATCTCTCATGGACCCGGGACAGGCCGCGCCCCGGTACGGTAATCCCTCGGGGTGAACCGGTGTGTTCAGTCATCGCCTCCTCGAGCACGCCTTCCGGGGCCAGATCGATGGCGAAGCGTTTGGAACGGGTGGTGGTGAACCGCTTAGAGCGTGTGTCGTCGACGCCACCCACGGAGGGGTGGTACTGA
- a CDS encoding UDP-N-acetylmuramoyl-tripeptide--D-alanyl-D-alanine ligase produces MVLSDELHGIGHEVVLVDIYGTCDEARPYPILRRAFGRFDFIAVPVHCGVDFGTVEGPRVTHHALAGALAARYKQDFLFEVTGVRGKTTTATYLAWILEEAGHRPALSTTDESPVGRPSVTPARVVEVVRETSGPYVCEVSLGVTSAADYAVFTGAPYDYPIAGGSSSALRAKKKTLLESGAEVMIEYREAVKLSLVGPKVHRVHTSDGTVKCDDICVEFEAFDIPFHDRCFGLAAATALTSGLADREDVEAARARGPVPSRLELRRNELVDAHSAVNEQTVRYALSVASDLWGRYGAVIGGTLGGYCEGVDPEAVAEVLQERIERGELVALKLKGELGREVERHLENVDLPEPGPDTPIVRIVRKGD; encoded by the coding sequence GTGGTACTGAGCGACGAACTGCACGGAATAGGGCACGAGGTCGTACTCGTCGATATCTACGGGACGTGCGATGAGGCCCGTCCTTACCCGATCCTCCGTCGGGCCTTCGGAAGGTTCGACTTCATCGCCGTTCCAGTTCACTGTGGCGTGGATTTCGGAACCGTGGAAGGCCCACGGGTGACTCATCACGCACTCGCCGGAGCCCTCGCGGCTCGGTATAAGCAGGATTTCCTCTTCGAGGTTACCGGAGTAAGAGGGAAGACGACGACCGCGACTTACCTCGCGTGGATACTGGAAGAGGCGGGACACCGGCCGGCCCTGTCGACCACGGACGAGTCCCCAGTAGGTCGGCCTTCGGTCACGCCCGCCCGCGTCGTCGAAGTAGTACGCGAGACGAGCGGACCTTACGTTTGTGAGGTTTCGTTGGGGGTTACCTCGGCGGCGGACTACGCGGTGTTCACAGGGGCCCCTTACGACTACCCGATAGCCGGCGGATCGTCGTCCGCACTCCGCGCGAAGAAGAAGACGTTACTGGAATCGGGCGCCGAGGTAATGATCGAGTACCGTGAAGCGGTGAAGCTTTCGCTGGTGGGTCCTAAGGTGCATCGGGTCCACACTTCCGACGGGACCGTGAAATGTGACGACATCTGTGTCGAGTTCGAAGCTTTCGACATCCCGTTCCACGACCGCTGCTTCGGGCTCGCGGCCGCGACCGCCTTAACCTCCGGCCTGGCGGACCGTGAGGACGTAGAGGCGGCTCGGGCTCGGGGACCCGTCCCCTCCCGCCTTGAACTCAGGAGGAACGAGCTCGTCGACGCACATTCGGCGGTGAACGAGCAGACCGTACGGTACGCGCTGAGCGTGGCTTCGGATTTGTGGGGTAGGTACGGGGCGGTGATCGGAGGCACGTTAGGCGGTTACTGTGAGGGAGTCGATCCGGAAGCCGTGGCGGAGGTCCTGCAGGAACGTATCGAGAGAGGCGAGTTAGTAGCACTGAAACTGAAAGGAGAACTCGGACGGGAAGTCGAGCGGCACCTTGAAAACGTCGATCTACCGGAACCCGGACCGGATACTCCCATCGTCAGGATCGTCCGCAAAGGTGATTAG
- the ndk gene encoding nucleoside-diphosphate kinase — MAEVQREFVMIKPDGVVRGLVGEVIRRLERKGLKIVALEMRQLDRETAEKLYEEHRDKPFFEDLIEYVTSGPVVVMIVEGRKAVKVVRNIIGATDPAEAAPGTVRGDFALDIGRNVVHASDSPESAEREIEIVFGKDLSTIDYERCDEEWLYES, encoded by the coding sequence TTGGCGGAGGTTCAGAGGGAGTTCGTTATGATCAAGCCGGACGGCGTGGTCAGGGGTCTGGTCGGAGAGGTGATCCGACGTCTCGAGCGCAAGGGTCTCAAGATAGTCGCGCTGGAGATGCGTCAGCTCGACCGCGAGACGGCGGAGAAGCTCTACGAAGAACACCGAGACAAGCCATTCTTCGAGGATCTCATCGAGTACGTGACATCCGGCCCCGTCGTGGTGATGATAGTCGAAGGCCGGAAGGCCGTGAAGGTCGTGAGGAACATTATCGGCGCGACGGATCCCGCCGAAGCTGCACCGGGTACGGTCCGCGGAGATTTCGCGCTGGATATCGGCAGGAACGTGGTACACGCCTCCGACTCTCCGGAGTCCGCCGAGCGGGAGATCGAGATAGTGTTCGGCAAGGACCTATCCACGATAGATTACGAACGATGCGACGAGGAGTGGCTGTACGAATCATAG
- a CDS encoding single-stranded-DNA-specific exonuclease RecJ: MSDDGFEGTLEEAVEFLEDLEGTAVRLYVHNDADGLTAGALMAFTLRCLEVPTRLRVLNTETELLKEDLDGPTVVVDMGSGILDKLRNDHPVLVIDHHEISSKPSDNVLLVNPREHGVDGGTEASASTVAYLLCRRVVKVEETCLPKAALVGAYGDNQAGKRGVRGLNRVPEEDGEKHEIIEIRDPAYWVFGRASMTVGEIVERVSGASVREALEARFGDLDVAPVDLSREDEAEIVREHRELLSGEKRKELESKTGRIHVFDEERPLKALRDPLETATLLNACGRYGEGWAGVLIAMGSWDPLQLAKKLRSKHKAIIREALSRLSRGEGITDRESMVVIDGRELGIPHTVVGIVAQFVCEERERVTVGVAEMEEGLVKVSIRCPENSDVDAAEVIKEAADRVDGEGGGHERAAGAEVPEDRLEEFLLELEKLL; the protein is encoded by the coding sequence TTGAGCGATGACGGGTTCGAAGGTACTCTGGAAGAAGCTGTCGAGTTCCTGGAAGATCTGGAGGGAACTGCCGTCCGCCTCTACGTTCACAACGACGCGGACGGGCTCACGGCAGGGGCACTGATGGCCTTCACGCTCCGGTGCCTCGAGGTACCCACACGGCTTCGGGTACTGAACACGGAAACGGAGCTGTTAAAGGAGGATCTTGACGGCCCTACCGTGGTCGTGGATATGGGGAGCGGGATCCTGGACAAGCTACGGAACGACCACCCCGTGCTCGTCATCGACCACCACGAGATTTCGTCGAAACCTTCGGACAACGTACTTCTGGTGAACCCACGAGAGCACGGTGTCGACGGTGGTACGGAAGCTTCGGCTTCCACAGTAGCGTACTTGCTGTGCCGACGCGTGGTTAAAGTCGAAGAGACGTGTCTGCCGAAAGCCGCGCTGGTCGGCGCCTACGGTGACAATCAAGCCGGTAAGAGAGGAGTTCGAGGCTTGAACAGGGTGCCGGAGGAGGACGGGGAGAAGCACGAAATCATCGAGATCCGAGACCCAGCCTACTGGGTGTTCGGACGCGCGTCGATGACCGTAGGGGAGATCGTGGAGCGCGTTTCCGGCGCTTCGGTGCGGGAGGCGTTAGAGGCCAGATTCGGCGATCTAGACGTGGCCCCCGTGGATTTGAGTCGAGAAGATGAAGCCGAAATAGTTCGAGAACATCGAGAACTTTTGAGCGGTGAGAAGAGGAAGGAGCTCGAGTCCAAGACGGGTCGCATCCACGTGTTCGACGAGGAGCGTCCTCTCAAGGCCCTTCGAGATCCCTTAGAGACGGCTACGCTCCTCAACGCCTGCGGCAGATACGGGGAGGGGTGGGCGGGTGTCCTGATCGCCATGGGGTCTTGGGATCCCCTCCAGCTGGCCAAGAAGCTCAGGAGCAAGCACAAGGCCATCATCCGGGAAGCATTGAGTAGGCTGAGTCGCGGAGAAGGTATCACGGACCGAGAGAGCATGGTAGTGATCGACGGTCGCGAGCTCGGGATCCCGCACACCGTAGTGGGAATCGTAGCCCAGTTCGTGTGTGAGGAGCGGGAGCGTGTGACCGTAGGTGTGGCTGAAATGGAAGAGGGTCTCGTGAAGGTGTCGATACGTTGTCCGGAGAACTCGGATGTGGATGCCGCCGAAGTGATCAAAGAGGCGGCTGATCGCGTGGATGGAGAAGGAGGGGGACACGAGAGGGCTGCGGGTGCCGAAGTCCCCGAAGATCGGCTGGAGGAGTTCCTTCTAGAGCTCGAGAAGCTCCTATGA
- a CDS encoding 30S ribosomal protein S15: MARMHSRDRGKSGSTRPPRVAPPSWVEYSPEEVESLVVDLAKQGYEPAMIGIKLRDEYGIPDVKLITGKKITEILEEHGLAPELPEDLLNLIRRAKRVREHLKRHPKDLHSKRGLQLIESKIHRLVKYYKRKGVLPEDWKYDPEALHVE; encoded by the coding sequence TTGGCGCGTATGCATTCACGTGACAGAGGCAAGTCAGGATCAACCAGACCCCCCAGAGTAGCTCCCCCGTCGTGGGTGGAGTACTCGCCCGAGGAAGTGGAGAGTCTGGTGGTCGACCTGGCCAAACAGGGTTACGAACCCGCCATGATAGGTATCAAGCTGCGTGACGAGTACGGTATACCCGACGTCAAATTAATTACCGGTAAGAAAATCACTGAGATCCTCGAGGAGCACGGGCTGGCCCCGGAACTTCCGGAGGACCTGCTGAACTTGATTCGCAGAGCCAAGCGAGTGCGCGAGCACTTGAAGCGACATCCAAAGGACTTGCACTCGAAGCGGGGACTCCAGCTCATCGAGTCCAAGATTCATAGGTTGGTTAAGTACTACAAGCGGAAGGGAGTCCTACCAGAGGACTGGAAGTACGACCCGGAGGCCCTCCACGTGGAATGA
- a CDS encoding XTP/dITP diphosphatase yields MKVLFATGNIGKYHEAKQILARYGIEVERVDLDYPELQSDSLEEIAAYGARYCAESLGQPVIVEDSGLFIEALNGFPGPYSAYVFDTIGNEGILKLLEGEENRKAEFISVVGYCEPGGRPVTFTGEIRGRIAEEPRGEEGFGYDPIFIPEGEDSTFAELGVEEKCKISHRTKALERFAEWYKNNVAGR; encoded by the coding sequence ATGAAAGTGTTATTTGCAACGGGCAATATCGGAAAGTACCATGAGGCCAAGCAGATATTAGCGCGGTACGGCATCGAAGTCGAGCGCGTTGACCTCGACTACCCGGAGCTTCAATCTGACAGCTTAGAGGAGATCGCCGCCTACGGGGCCCGGTACTGTGCTGAGTCGTTGGGTCAGCCGGTGATAGTCGAAGACTCGGGCCTGTTTATCGAAGCTTTGAACGGGTTCCCAGGGCCGTACTCCGCCTACGTGTTCGACACGATCGGTAACGAGGGTATCTTGAAGTTGTTGGAGGGGGAGGAGAACCGCAAGGCCGAATTCATCTCGGTCGTAGGCTACTGCGAGCCCGGCGGTCGACCGGTAACCTTCACCGGCGAGATCCGCGGGCGGATAGCGGAGGAACCCCGAGGTGAAGAGGGCTTCGGCTACGATCCTATCTTCATCCCGGAGGGTGAAGACAGTACGTTCGCGGAGCTGGGAGTCGAGGAAAAGTGTAAAATATCGCACCGGACCAAGGCGCTCGAGAGGTTCGCGGAGTGGTACAAGAATAACGTGGCGGGGAGGTGA
- the infB gene encoding translation initiation factor IF-2 translates to MSESNKAIRQPIISVLGHVDHGKTTLLDKIRGTAVAAKEAGGITQHIGASEIPLEVVKEICGPLLEQLDVEITIPGLLFIDTPGHEAFTNLRRRGGALADIAILVIDIMEGVMPQTEEALRILRRYRTPFVVAANKVDRVPGWKSHEDTPFLESFQKQSPEVQQRLEEKVYELIGQLHQHGFQAERFDRVRDFTRTVAIVPTSGVTGEGIPELLMVVTGLAQRFLEEQLKIEVEGPGKAAILEVKEEPGLGHTVDAILYDGIIRTGDTIVIGHPEEPIVTRVRSLLKPKPLDEMRDPSDRFRKVDEVTAAAGVKISAPELEEAVAGAPLRVVGEDEDVEEVVREVQEEVEEVTIETDQEGIIIKADTLGTLEAVVGEFKEKDVPIRKADVGDITKKDVIEAHAVAEKDPLLGVIVGFNVGVTEEARELADEYDVDIIIDDVIYELVEKYEEMVEKRIERERRKRLDELVRPGKIKVLPGYIFRQSKPAIVGVQVLAGVIKPGYPLMREDGRELGEIKQIQMHGEPIKEAKKGQEVAISIEGPIVGRHFEEGDILYTDVPSEHAKLMFEEFKDLLTEDELEALKEIAEIKRKEDPFYGM, encoded by the coding sequence TTGTCCGAGAGTAATAAAGCCATACGACAACCGATAATTTCGGTACTTGGGCACGTTGACCATGGGAAGACCACCCTCCTAGATAAGATCCGCGGTACCGCCGTAGCGGCGAAGGAGGCCGGGGGTATCACCCAGCACATCGGGGCTTCGGAGATCCCACTGGAAGTTGTCAAAGAGATCTGTGGACCGTTGCTCGAACAGCTGGATGTGGAGATCACGATACCCGGACTATTGTTTATCGATACCCCGGGTCATGAAGCTTTCACTAACCTTCGAAGGCGTGGAGGAGCACTAGCCGACATAGCGATCCTAGTGATCGACATCATGGAAGGCGTGATGCCACAGACTGAAGAGGCCCTTAGGATACTCAGGAGGTACCGCACCCCGTTCGTCGTCGCCGCCAACAAGGTGGACAGGGTGCCGGGCTGGAAGTCCCACGAGGACACTCCTTTCCTCGAGTCGTTCCAGAAGCAGTCCCCGGAGGTACAGCAGCGGCTGGAAGAAAAAGTCTACGAGCTCATCGGACAGCTCCACCAGCATGGGTTCCAGGCGGAACGCTTCGATAGGGTGAGGGACTTCACGAGAACAGTCGCGATAGTTCCCACGAGCGGGGTCACAGGGGAAGGGATTCCGGAGCTGCTGATGGTCGTGACCGGACTGGCACAGCGCTTCCTGGAAGAGCAGCTGAAAATAGAGGTGGAAGGTCCCGGAAAGGCCGCGATCCTGGAGGTCAAGGAGGAACCGGGACTCGGCCACACGGTCGACGCAATCCTCTACGACGGTATCATCCGAACGGGCGACACGATAGTCATCGGTCATCCAGAAGAGCCGATCGTCACCCGGGTGAGATCCCTGCTGAAGCCGAAGCCTCTGGACGAGATGCGCGACCCGAGCGACCGATTCCGTAAGGTGGATGAGGTGACGGCCGCCGCCGGTGTGAAGATCAGTGCCCCGGAGCTCGAGGAGGCCGTGGCCGGCGCCCCGTTACGCGTTGTCGGGGAAGACGAGGACGTCGAGGAAGTCGTGCGCGAGGTCCAAGAGGAGGTCGAGGAGGTCACCATCGAGACCGACCAAGAGGGAATCATCATCAAGGCCGACACCCTGGGAACCCTGGAGGCCGTCGTCGGGGAGTTCAAGGAAAAGGACGTTCCGATCCGCAAGGCCGACGTCGGAGACATCACCAAGAAGGACGTCATCGAGGCGCACGCGGTCGCGGAGAAGGATCCGCTACTCGGCGTGATCGTAGGGTTCAACGTAGGGGTCACCGAAGAGGCGCGGGAGCTGGCCGACGAGTACGACGTCGACATCATCATCGACGACGTGATCTACGAGCTAGTCGAGAAGTACGAGGAGATGGTCGAAAAGCGGATCGAGCGAGAGCGGCGCAAGCGCCTGGACGAACTCGTACGTCCCGGGAAGATAAAGGTGCTCCCCGGGTACATCTTCCGCCAGAGTAAGCCGGCGATCGTCGGCGTTCAGGTCTTGGCGGGTGTGATCAAGCCCGGGTATCCACTGATGCGAGAGGATGGTAGGGAACTCGGGGAGATCAAGCAGATCCAGATGCACGGTGAACCGATTAAAGAGGCGAAGAAGGGACAGGAAGTGGCCATATCCATCGAGGGTCCCATCGTCGGTAGACACTTCGAGGAGGGCGATATCCTGTATACGGACGTACCTTCCGAGCACGCGAAGCTCATGTTCGAGGAGTTCAAGGATCTCCTGACGGAGGACGAGTTGGAGGCCCTTAAAGAGATAGCCGAGATCAAACGCAAGGAAGACCCGTTCTACGGGATGTAA
- a CDS encoding succinylglutamate desuccinylase/aspartoacylase family protein: MIAVLLVLLALPTSGCCEAVWTVYDWGSKGNILKNPVLVQHAPHGPRSEVVYRHSVEGTVVFEFRGGPGPAVLLTAGVHGDEVWTVIALLKLLDALSPTSVIGTVYVIPAVNPAGLAANSRLVDGVDPNRTADIPGSLTWHLVRFALSHRVKYWLDMHCGSGVPRQGALLTDEESEFVDELARSSGFVPLVKSAPRGSIRSVARRFGIDVITLEVPRDAGPSGVERAYHAALAFLRLTGALRRGQSRTPASGSANVTVPVLPAIVPRRRLG; this comes from the coding sequence TTGATCGCGGTTCTGTTAGTCCTGCTAGCGCTCCCGACGTCCGGATGTTGTGAGGCGGTGTGGACGGTGTACGATTGGGGTTCCAAGGGTAACATACTGAAGAACCCCGTTTTAGTCCAGCACGCGCCCCACGGCCCACGCTCGGAGGTGGTTTACAGACACTCCGTCGAAGGCACCGTGGTCTTCGAGTTCCGGGGAGGTCCCGGACCGGCCGTGCTTTTGACCGCCGGTGTCCACGGCGACGAGGTGTGGACAGTGATAGCGTTGTTGAAGTTGTTGGACGCGCTGAGTCCGACTTCCGTAATAGGTACTGTATACGTGATCCCCGCCGTCAACCCGGCGGGGCTGGCGGCCAACTCGAGGTTAGTCGACGGCGTAGATCCTAACCGGACAGCGGATATACCCGGATCCCTGACGTGGCATCTCGTGCGGTTCGCGCTCTCCCATAGGGTGAAGTACTGGTTGGATATGCACTGCGGTAGTGGGGTACCTCGCCAGGGAGCGCTTTTAACCGATGAGGAGAGTGAATTCGTGGACGAGCTGGCGAGGTCCTCAGGATTCGTGCCCTTAGTAAAGAGCGCCCCGAGGGGCTCGATAAGATCCGTGGCGCGCCGGTTCGGAATTGACGTGATCACTCTAGAGGTGCCACGTGATGCGGGTCCGTCGGGCGTTGAGAGGGCGTACCACGCGGCCCTGGCCTTCCTGCGGTTGACGGGTGCGCTGCGTCGTGGTCAGTCGCGGACTCCGGCCTCGGGTTCGGCGAACGTCACAGTACCCGTTCTCCCGGCGATAGTGCCGCGACGCCGCCTCGGCTAG
- the pth2 gene encoding peptidyl-tRNA hydrolase Pth2: protein MYKQVIVVRGDLKLSRGKLAAQVAHASLGAFLRAKESGAPVEEWLREGQKKVVLKCKDKEELLELHELAKRRGLPSFLVRDAGLTELEPGTVTCLGIGPEREEEIDRVTGDLPLLR from the coding sequence TTGTACAAACAGGTGATCGTGGTTAGAGGAGACCTGAAACTCAGTCGTGGGAAGCTCGCGGCCCAGGTGGCGCACGCATCACTGGGAGCCTTTCTACGCGCCAAAGAGTCCGGGGCGCCGGTGGAGGAGTGGTTAAGAGAAGGTCAGAAGAAGGTAGTGCTCAAGTGTAAGGACAAGGAGGAACTCCTGGAGCTCCACGAGCTGGCTAAGAGGAGGGGCTTACCGTCGTTTTTGGTCCGAGACGCGGGGCTCACGGAGTTAGAGCCCGGAACGGTAACTTGTCTCGGAATCGGACCCGAGCGCGAGGAGGAGATCGACCGAGTTACGGGCGACTTGCCGTTACTGAGGTGA
- the rpl7ae gene encoding 50S ribosomal protein L7Ae, which translates to MSKPMYVKFEVPEELAEKAYEALEIARDTGRIRKGTNETTKAVEREEAVLVLIAEDVDPEEVVAHLPELCDEKGIPYVYVPSKDELGAAAGIDVAAASACIIDPGDAKDLVDEIIEKVEELRE; encoded by the coding sequence ATGTCCAAGCCCATGTACGTGAAGTTCGAGGTCCCGGAGGAGCTGGCCGAGAAGGCCTACGAGGCCCTCGAGATCGCTCGGGACACCGGTCGTATCCGTAAGGGCACCAACGAGACCACCAAGGCCGTCGAGCGCGAGGAAGCCGTACTCGTGCTGATCGCTGAAGACGTGGACCCCGAGGAAGTCGTCGCTCACCTACCGGAGCTCTGCGATGAGAAGGGCATTCCGTACGTGTACGTCCCGAGCAAGGACGAGCTGGGTGCCGCCGCCGGCATCGACGTAGCCGCAGCCAGCGCGTGCATCATCGATCCCGGAGACGCCAAGGACCTCGTGGACGAGATCATTGAGAAGGTCGAGGAGCTACGTGAGTAA
- the guaB gene encoding IMP dehydrogenase yields the protein MVGRYTRKLEDAELALTFDDVLLLPERSSVEPADVDVSTRVTVNYRINIPILSAAMDTVTEAEMAIAMARHGGLGVIHRNMTVEEQVKEVRRVKEARDVVQRDVVTISPDESVKRAVELMEKHDVGGLPVVDEEGKVVGIITRRDVGLLSEEEIGELDVKSVMTEEPVVIEEGEDLEERALRVMREEKIERVPVVDDEGRLLGIVTAKDVTELREETEAATDEERRYLAAAAVGPKDPDRAIALDEAGADILVVDCAHAHTETVINFVKEIKREVDADIIAGNIATAEAAEDLIAAGADALKVGIGPGSICTTRIVAGVGVPQITAVAWVADVAEEHDIPVIADGGIRYSGDIAKAIAAGADAVMLGNLLAGTDEAPGRVIRLRGRLYKQYRGMGSLGAMMKGESADRYFKQPEQGGRHVAQTKFVPEGVEGVVPYKGPVSEVLYTLVGGLRSSMGYVGAKNIEEMKKKARFVRITRAGYEESHPHDIAITDEAPNYPISNQ from the coding sequence TTGGTCGGGCGGTACACTCGAAAGCTGGAGGATGCCGAGCTGGCACTCACGTTCGACGACGTCCTCCTACTCCCCGAACGATCCTCGGTAGAACCCGCCGATGTGGACGTATCCACACGAGTCACCGTCAACTACCGGATCAACATACCGATCCTGAGTGCTGCCATGGATACTGTCACCGAAGCCGAGATGGCTATCGCGATGGCCCGACACGGCGGCCTCGGTGTAATCCACAGAAACATGACCGTGGAGGAGCAGGTGAAGGAGGTCAGGCGCGTCAAGGAGGCCAGGGATGTAGTGCAACGTGATGTCGTGACGATTTCACCGGACGAGAGTGTGAAGCGAGCCGTAGAGCTGATGGAGAAGCATGACGTCGGAGGTCTGCCTGTCGTCGACGAAGAGGGTAAGGTCGTCGGCATCATCACGCGGCGCGACGTGGGCCTGCTTTCCGAGGAAGAGATCGGAGAGTTGGACGTGAAGAGCGTGATGACGGAAGAGCCGGTCGTCATTGAGGAGGGTGAAGACCTCGAGGAAAGAGCTCTACGGGTGATGAGGGAGGAGAAGATCGAACGCGTGCCCGTAGTAGACGACGAAGGTCGCCTCTTAGGGATCGTGACCGCCAAGGACGTAACGGAGCTCCGTGAGGAGACGGAAGCGGCCACCGACGAGGAGAGACGATACCTCGCGGCCGCAGCCGTGGGTCCGAAGGATCCCGACCGAGCGATCGCCCTGGACGAGGCCGGCGCGGACATCCTCGTAGTCGACTGCGCCCACGCGCATACGGAGACGGTCATCAACTTCGTGAAGGAGATCAAGCGTGAGGTCGACGCGGACATCATCGCCGGCAACATCGCCACGGCCGAAGCTGCGGAGGACCTCATCGCCGCGGGTGCCGACGCTCTGAAGGTCGGTATCGGTCCGGGTTCCATATGCACTACGAGGATCGTCGCCGGTGTCGGCGTACCTCAGATCACCGCCGTAGCCTGGGTGGCCGATGTCGCGGAGGAACATGACATCCCCGTCATCGCGGACGGTGGTATCAGGTACTCCGGAGACATCGCCAAGGCGATCGCCGCGGGCGCCGATGCCGTGATGCTGGGTAACCTGTTGGCAGGCACGGACGAGGCTCCAGGCCGGGTGATCCGGTTACGCGGACGTCTGTACAAGCAGTACCGTGGTATGGGAAGCCTGGGAGCCATGATGAAGGGTGAATCGGCCGACCGCTACTTCAAGCAACCCGAACAGGGAGGCCGCCACGTCGCCCAAACGAAGTTCGTACCGGAGGGAGTCGAGGGAGTCGTTCCGTACAAAGGTCCGGTGAGCGAGGTCCTCTACACCCTCGTGGGTGGACTCAGATCCAGCATGGGATACGTCGGCGCCAAGAACATTGAGGAAATGAAGAAGAAGGCGAGGTTCGTACGGATCACTCGAGCCGGGTACGAGGAGAGTCACCCACACGACATCGCCATCACGGACGAGGCACCGAATTACCCGATATCGAATCAGTAG